In one window of Fulvia fulva chromosome 5, complete sequence DNA:
- a CDS encoding Putative 2-hydroxyacid dehydrogenase, translating to MTALGSALLIGQITHARKEWEALGSLLTLKEYGEGSREDFIKRLDAGEYDDVVGIYRSNDSVAVTGPFDQEMINHLPKSLKYVTHNGAGYDNIDVPAITKREIQVSSTPIAVDDATADVALFLMLGALRRITIPFTAVRKGEWRGKGFGLGHDSKNKVLGILGMGGIGQAVAQRAKAFGMTIQYHNRTRLPESKEQGAKYVSFDELLATSDVLSLNLALGPSTRHIIGKPEFEKMKDGIIIVNTARGPIVDEAALVDALNSGKVFSAGLDVFEEEPKIHPGLLENENAVLLPHVGTATWETQKDMEVLVLDNLRSAVEGRGLITQIPEQKK from the exons ATGACAGCGCTAGGATCTGCATTACTCATCGGCCAGATTACACACGCTCGTAAAGAGTGGGAAGCTTTAGGGTCGCTGCTCACACTGAAG GAATATGGCGAAGGGTCAAGAGAGGATTTTATCAAGAGACTGGACGCCGGCGAATACGATGATGTTGTTGGCATTTACCGCTCGAATGACTCGGTAGCTGTGACCGGACCTTTCGACCAAGAAATGATCAATCACCTACCCAAGAGTTTGAAGTATGTCACTCACAATGGAGCTGGCTACGACAACATCGACGTTCCAGCCATCACAAAACGCGAAATTCAGGTTAGCAGCACGCCCATTGCCGTGGACGATGCTACTGCGGATG TCGCCCTCTTCCTCATGCTTGGTGCCCTCCGCCGCATCACAATCCCCTTCACCGCCGTCCGAAAAGGCGAATGGCGAGGCAAAGGCTTCGGTCTAGGCCACGACTCTAAGAACAAAGTCCTCGGAATTCTAGGCATGGGAGGAATCGGTCAAGCAGTCGCACAACGGGCAAAGGCATTCGGCATGACAATCCAATACCACAACCGAACCCGCCTCCCCGAGTCCAAGGAACAGGGAGCGAAATACGTCTCCTTCGATGAGTTACTCGCCACTTCCGACGTCCTCAGCTTAAACCTCGCCCTCGGCCCATCGACGCGACACATCATCGGCAAGCCCGAGTTTGAGAAGATGAAGGACGGAATCATAATTGTGAATACAGCGAGGGGACCCATTGTCGATGAGGCTGCGCTTGTGGATGCGTTGAATTCTGGCAAAGTCTTCTCGGCGGGTTTGGACGTTTTTGAAGAGGAGCCGAAGATACATCCTGGCCTGCTGGAGAATGAGAATGCGGTGCTGCTGCCGCATGTGGGCACTGCGACGTGGGAGACGCAGAAGGATATGGAGGTGCTGGTGTTGGATAATTTGAGGAGCGCGGTGGAGGGGAGGGGACTCATTACGCAGATACCGGAGCAGAAGAAGTGA